The following are encoded together in the Humulus lupulus chromosome 5, drHumLupu1.1, whole genome shotgun sequence genome:
- the LOC133834066 gene encoding expansin-like B1 — MEFTSEKQLCALLGILVLFPALCASTATFTASRATSYGSPDGYGTRSGACGFGEYGRVVNNGYVSAVSRALYKDGAGCGACYKVRCKNPHLCSYDGVDIVVTDYGEGDRTDFILSPRAFKKLALPNEDKKLLNYGVVEVEYKRISCKYPTHKDKVTYKINENSNHPYYLALSVLYVSGQNEITAVELWQEDTKQWKPMRRAYGAVWDMTNPPRGPITLRFKATTSYGYTYWVRSNNAIPKVWKAGAAYEASVKLITK; from the exons ATGGAGTTTACGAGTGAGAAACAACTATGTGCTCTGCTTGGTATTCTGGTGCTTTTCCCTGCGTTATGTGCCTCTACCGCTACGTTTACAGCTTCAAGAGCCACCTCTTATGGCAGCCCGGACGGCTATGGGACTCGAA GTGGAGCTTGTGGATTTGGCGAATATGGAAGAGTCGTCAATAATGGCTATGTATCAGCAGTTTCTAGGGCACTGTACAAGGATGGTGCTGGTTGTGGGGCATGCTATAAG GTCAGGTGCAAAAATCCTCACCTTTGCAGCTATGATGGAGTGGACATAGTAGTGACTGATTACGGGGAAGGTGACAGAACTGATTTCATCCTCAGCCCAAGAGCCTTTAAAAAGTTGGCTCTTCCAAACGAAGACAAAAAGTTGCTCAATTATGGCGTGGTTGAAGTAGAATACAAGAGGATCTCTTGCAAGTACCCAACTCACAAGGACAAGGTCACCTACAAGATCAATGAAAACAGCAATCATCCCTACTACTTGGCTTTAAGTGTTTTATATGTGAGCGGCCAAAACGAGATCACAGCTGTTGAATTGTGGCAG GAGGATACCAAACAGTGGAAGCCCATGCGCAGAGCCTATGGGGCAGTCTGGGACATGACAAATCCACCAAGGGGACCGATCACCTTGAGGTTCAAAGCTACAACCAGTTATGGGTACACTTACTGGGTTCGCTCTAACAATGCCATACCCAAAGTTTGGAAGGCTGGGGCTGCTTATGAGGCCTCTGTTAAGCTCATTACTAAATAA
- the LOC133780084 gene encoding expansin-like B1 — MEFTSEKQLCALLGILVLFPALCASTATFTASRATSYGSPNGYGTRSGACGFGEYGRVVNNGYVSAVSRALYKDGAGCGACYKVRCKNPHLCSYDGVDIVVTDYGEGDRTDFILSPRAFKKLALPNEDKKLLNYGVVEVEYKRISCKYPTHKDKVTYKINENSNHPYYLALSVLYVSGQNDITAVELWQEDTKQWKPMRRAYGAVWDMTNPPRGPITLRFKATTSYGYTYWVRSNNAIPKVWKAGAAYEASVKLITK, encoded by the exons ATGGAGTTTACGAGTGAGAAACAACTATGTGCTCTGCTTGGTATTCTGGTGCTTTTCCCTGCGTTATGTGCCTCTACCGCTACGTTTACAGCTTCAAGAGCCACCTCTTATGGCAGCCCGAACGGCTATGGGACTCGAA GTGGAGCTTGTGGATTTGGCGAATATGGAAGAGTCGTCAATAATGGCTATGTATCAGCAGTTTCTAGGGCACTGTACAAGGATGGTGCTGGTTGTGGGGCATGCTATAAG GTCAGGTGCAAAAATCCTCACCTTTGCAGCTATGATGGAGTGGACATAGTAGTGACTGATTACGGGGAAGGTGACAGAACTGATTTCATCCTCAGCCCAAGAGCCTTTAAAAAGTTGGCTCTTCCAAACGAAGACAAAAAGTTGCTCAATTATGGCGTGGTTGAAGTAGAATACAAGAGGATCTCTTGCAAGTACCCAACTCACAAGGACAAGGTCACCTACAAGATCAATGAAAACAGCAATCATCCCTACTACTTGGCTTTAAGTGTTTTATATGTGAGCGGCCAAAACGACATCACAGCAGTTGAATTGTGGCAG GAGGATACCAAACAGTGGAAGCCCATGCGCAGAGCCTATGGGGCAGTCTGGGACATGACAAATCCACCAAGGGGACCGATCACCTTGAGGTTCAAAGCTACAACCAGTTATGGGTACACTTACTGGGTTCGCTCTAACAATGCCATACCCAAAGTTTGGAAGGCTGGGGCTGCTTATGAGGCCTCTGTTAAGCTCATTACTAAATAA